A genomic stretch from Anomalospiza imberbis isolate Cuckoo-Finch-1a 21T00152 chromosome 9, ASM3175350v1, whole genome shotgun sequence includes:
- the PLPPR4 gene encoding phospholipid phosphatase-related protein type 4, with amino-acid sequence MSAKERQKGKVTKDSVTLLPCFYFVELPILASSVVSLYFLELTDVFKPVHSGFNCYDKSLSMPYIEPTQESVPFLMLLSLVFAGPSITIMIGEGILYCCLSKRRNGIGTEANINAGGCNFNSFLRRAVRFVGVHVFGLCATALVTDIIQLSTGYQAPYFLTVCKPNYTSLNVSCSENSYVVEDICSGADVNIINAGRKSFPSQHATLAAFAAVYISMYFNSTLTDSSKLLKPLLVFAFIICGIICGLTRITQYKNHPVDVYCGFLIGGGIALYLGLYAVGNFLPSDENVFHPNFPREPLRSLTDLSQDANRILPGKNGGSSDGIVSHRTESILNRNHRDSGSLTNLKRANADVEIITPRSPMGKENMVTFSNTLPRVNTPSLEDPARRNATIHASMDSARSKQLLSQWKNKNENRKLSLQVIETESGQSPPRAIEMRSSSEPSRVGVNGDHHGPTSQYLKIQPGSVPGCNNSGLTGGPRVSIQSRPGSSQLVHIPEETQENVNTSPKSSSARAKWLKAAEKSVACRSNSQPRIMQVIAMSKQQGVLQGSPKSSEGSTVTCTGAIRYKTLTDHEPSSIVRVEAHPENNRPVIQMPSEGEGSGSWKWKGPEKVTLRQTYELNDLNRDSESCDSLKDSYGSGDRKRSNIDNTEHHHHGITTIRVTPVEGSEIGSETLSISSSRDSTLRRKGNIILIPERGSSPENTRNIFYKGTSPTRAYKD; translated from the exons ATGTCCGCGAAGGAGCGGCAGAAGGGCAAAGTGACCAAGGACAGCGTCaccctcctgccctgcttctACTTCGTGGAG tTGCCCATATTGGCATCTTCTGTTGTTAGCCTCTATTTTCTTGAACTTACTGATGTCTTCAAGCCAGTTCACTCTGGATTTAATTGCTATGACAAGAGTCTGAGTATGCCATACATTGAACCTACACAAGAGTCTGTTCCCTTCTTGATGTTGCTTAGTCTGGTTTTTGCTGGACCATCAATTACG ATAATGATAGGAGAAGGAATTCTCTACTGTTGCCTGTCCAAAAGAAGAAATGGGATTGGAACAGAAGCCAATATTAATGCAGGAGGATGCAACTTCAATTCTTTTCTTAGAAGAGCTGTCAGATTTGTTG gtGTTCATGTATTTGGTCTTTGTGCAACTGCTCTTGTTACTGATATTATACAGCTATCAACAGGATATCAGGCCCCATATTTCCTGACTGTTTGCAAGCCTAACTATACATCCTTAAACGTATCTTGCTCAGAGAATTCATATGTTGTGGAAGATATTTGCTCAGGAGCTGATGTCAATATTATCAACGCTGGAAG AAAGTCATTCCCTTCTCAACATGCCACCCTGGCAGCCTTTGCAGCAGTGTACATTTCG atGTACTTCAATTCTACATTAACAGATTCCTCAAAACTTCTTAAACCACTCTTGGTCTTTGCCTTTATCATCTGTGGAATTATATGCGGTCTGACTCGTATCACCCAGTATAAGAATCATCCAGTTGATGTTTACTGTGGCTTTCTCATAGGAGGAGGAATTGCTCTCTATTTG GGCCTCTATGCTGTGGGGAACTTCTTACCAAGTGACGAGAATGTGTTTCACCCAAATTTTCCCAGAGAACCCCTAAGGTCATTGACAGACCTCAGTCAAGATGCCAACAGAATCCTGCCAGGTAAAAATGGAGGCAGCAGCGATGGCATTGTCTCTCACCGTACAGAAAGTATCCTGAATAGAAACCACAGAGATTCAGGCTCTCTGACTAATCTCAAGAGAGCAAATGCTGATGTGGAAATAATAACACCACGAAGCccaatgggaaaggaaaacatGGTTACTTTCAGCAACACTTTGCCAAGAGTCAATACACCATCCTTGGAAGATCCAGCAAGACGCAATGCAACAATACACGCATCAATGGATTCTGCCCGTTCCAAACAGCTGCTGTCCCAGTGGAAGAACAAGAATGAAAATCGAAAGTTGTCCCTGCAAGTAATAGAGACTGAATCTGGCCAGTCACCACCAAGGGCTATCGAAATGAGGTCAAGCTCAGAACCCTCCAGAGTGGGTGTAAATGGTGATCATCATGGCCCAACTAGCCAATACCTGAAGATCCAACCTGGCAGTGTTCCAGGTTGTAACAACTCAGGTCTTACTGGTGGGCCAAGGGTCTCTATTCAGTCCCGTCCTGGCTCATCCCAGCTAGTACACATTCCTGAAGAGACTCAGGAGAATGTGAACACATCACCCAAAAGTAGTTCAGCTAGAGCTAAATGGCTGAAAGCTGCTGAGAAGAGTGTTGCATGCAGGAGCAATAGCCAGCCAAGAATCATGCAAGTAATAGCCATGTCTAAGCAGCAAGGAGTGCTTCAGGGCAGTCCAAAGAGTTCAGAGGGAAGCACAGTGACCTGTACAGGAGCCATCAGATATAAAACCTTGACAGACCATGAGCCAAGTAGCATTGTCAGAGTTGAGGCCCATCCAGAAAATAACAGACCTGTAATTCAGATGCCATCAGAAGGGGAAGGAAGTGGGTCGTGGAAATGGAAAGGTCCTGAAAAAGTCACTCTTCGTCAAACATATGAGCTAAATGATCTTAACAGAGACTCTGAGAGCTGTGACTCCTTAAAAGACAGTTATGGGTCAGGTGACAGGAAAAGAAGCAACATAGATAACACTGAGCATCACCATCATGGAATCACTACGATAAGAGTCACACCAGTGGAGGGAAGTGAGATTGGCTCAGAGACTCTGTCCATTTCTTCCAGCCGGGACTCAACACTTCGAAGAAAAGGTAACATCATTTTAATCCCTGAGAGAGGGAGCAGTCCAGAGAACACCAGAAACATCTTCTACAAAGGCACATCCCCCACACGAGCGTACAAGGACTGA